A part of Rattus rattus isolate New Zealand chromosome 4, Rrattus_CSIRO_v1, whole genome shotgun sequence genomic DNA contains:
- the Btg3 gene encoding protein BTG3 codes for MKNEIAAVVFFFTRLVRKHDKLKKEAVERFAEKLTQILQEKYKNHWYPEKPSKGQAYRCIRVNKFQRVDPDVLKACENSCILYSDLGLPKELTLWVDPCEVCCRYGEKNNAFIVASFENEDENKDEISKKVSRALDKVTSDYHSGSSSSDEDTSKEVEVKPSAVATTPSPVYQISELIFPPLPMWHPLPRKKPGMYRGGGHQSHYPPPVPFAYPSPGRKNKAFRPIPVTWVPPPGMHCDRNHWINPHMLAPH; via the exons ATGAAGAACGAAATTGCTGCTGTTGTCTTCTTTTTCACAAGGCTGGTTCGAAAGCATGATAAGTTGAAAAAAGAAGCAGTTGAGCGGTTTGCTGAGAAATTGACTCAAATACTTCaagagaaatacaaaaatcaCTGGTATCCAGAAAAACCCTCAAAAGGACAGGCCTACAG ATGCATTCGTGTCAATAAGTTTCAGAGAGTTGATCCCGACGTCCTGAAAGCCTGTGAGAACAGCTGCATCCTGTACAGTGACCTGGGCTTGCCAAAGGAGCTTACACTCTGGGTGGATCCGTGTGAGGTGTGCTGCCG GTATGGAGAGAAAAACAATGCATTCATTGTTGCCAGCTTTGAAAATGAGGATGAGAACAAGGATGAGATCTCCAAGAAAGTTAGCAGGGCTCTTGATAAGGTGACCTCTGATTATCATTCAGGGTCCTCCTCCTCAGATGAAGACACAAGCAAGGAAGTGGAAGTGAAACCGAGTGCAGTGGCTACAACGCCAAGCCCCGTGTACCAG ATTTCAGAACTGATATTCCCACCTCTTCCAATGTGGCACCCTTTGCCCAGAAAAAAGCCAGGAATGTACCGAGGGGGTGGCCATCAGAGTCACTACCCTCCTCCTGTTCCATTTGCTTATCCAAGTCCAGGAAGGAAGAATAAAGCGTTCCGCCCAATTCCAGTGACATGGGTACCTCCTCCTGGAATGCATTGTGACCGGAATCACTGGATTAATCCTCACATGTTAGCACCTCACTAG